The DNA window CAGTCAAAAAGTCCTCAGTCCCGCAGCCATTCCCGCCGCTCTGACAGGTCGTCCTCAGGGAGATCGCCACAGTCGCACCATTCTTCCTCCTCCAACTCTGGGTCTGCCAAACGCACTTTCAAAGATGTAAGAGAGGACATCTCTGTGCCTGAAGAAAcccgaggaggaggaggaggaggagatggGGCTCTGGCAGAGCAGGTGGGGGGCTCTCCAATGGTCAAAGGGAACTCTGATGGAGACCGAGCTGTGGAGAACTGTCAGGTTTTGAGGAACCATGACACAAGTCCTAAAAAGGCAAGTCCGCAGGTTTGCTCCAATGAGCAACCGATGGACTCTGCAGCCAACCAGACAAGTCCTGGTCGTAATGCTCCTAATAAAGGTGCCACCACCTGGCAGAGTGTTGATTCTGCACCTTCAAACACCAGCCCCCTAAAGAAAAGCCTTGCACCAatttttaatgggtttttaaTTGACCAACAGACAGATGATACGATTGCTATCTCCGCTGCATTTTTGAAgtaagtttgttttcttttaatgaaaaattgtgTTGCTTTTTTGACAATTTGTACACATtctaaaagtttgaaataatataaagtctttaagtcttttttgattatttgataaaaaatattattgctattttaaatgtaaatgttttccatttaattcaaaaatatttaaaaatatattttatttctgttatgtCAGTCGAACATTTAGCATAATTACTATCTatctttagtgtcacatttttttcagaaatcattgtaatttgctgatttggtgctcagaaaacatttcttatttttatcagtggcacacaaactgatcaaaagttgCAATACTGTTACAAATGACATAAGACAGTGCAACAAAAGATtcctgtttcaaataaattgtttattttgaactttttaaataaaaatcttgtgaaaggttaataaaaataatatttttctataatttttcaatatttttaaaaaataattaaattattattaaataataataatttaaacattgaCAATATTAAGAGCAATTGTTAATTGAAaatcatgtgatgctgaagactggtataatggctgctgaaatttcagctttgccatcacaggcataaaaaaatcttcattattttcagcatcttaccaatagtgtatattattttattctttaccCTAGGGCTGGGTATTATTGCAGATTCCATTTTATGTCTGTCTGTTATTGCTGTATATCATAAAGGGCATTTTCAGACTGattcaaatcattttatcattcaTAAAACAAGTCATCCCATAAGAGTCCTTATTTGCCAGGATTAGGGCTACACTAGatgcattgtatattttttaatcaataaataggGCTGATTCATGAGACTGATTGTTcaaacaaaaatcataatttctaTCCAGCCCTAGATTACTTTGCCCCGTACATACTATGTTTTAGGCCTTTCAAGAAAATTATATGACAGATGTTTATCATTTTGATGGATTACATGCATTTGAAATTtgatttctattttcttttttttacctttattataGTCAGTGTAAGAGTGGAAATAACACTATAAatcctgtgtgtgtgccagACAAAAAGTATGATTGCACAGTTGGGTTGCAATCTGCCCTTCAAATGTCTCAACAGAGCTGTTGGAAGAAAGAACCAACACACATGAAGAGCTAGATATGCCTTGTTTACAAATGTCAGCTCACAGTCTGTAATTTAGATGTTCTAAAAAGGTCTAAAAGGTTTATATTTGCACTTTGCAAATAGATGAAACGACATTTTCCCAGCCGCACACACACTTGTTTACCTGTTTCAAAGTGGAAGCCATTCATTTGTGCACGGTAAAATGAACAAATCCATTACAGTTTACGAATAGTTCTGTCAGTTTGACATGGTACAGAAGTCCTTGGTCATGTCAAACTGACAGCAAATGCATCTGAGCATGTTTTTGTAAAGTGTAAAGCTGCTGTAAAACTGaaaatctctttctctcattgGCTAGATTTCTGGAGGAgcaaaatcttaaaaaacaGGCCTCTACATGGGACAACAACACACATAAAGGGAAAAGTAATGGAGATATATTATGTGAAGAAAATGGAGAAATGTTTGAGAAGGGCATTGAGTTGTCTCGCATTGTAGATCATGACAATGCAGCAGAGGAGGGGAAATCCAAATCTGCCAAGAGTGGTGATGGTAACAAGTTATCCATAAGCTCCACTAAAAGGGGTTTGCGAAACGTCCCGGCACTTCTGTGTGAGGATGGCGAGGACAATGATGAAGAAATGGAGATGTCTGATAGGGTGAGGGATATGGAAAACGATCCCtccaaaagcaaaagcaaagtCACGGTGTCGGCTCGAGAAATGTTCGAGAATCGTATCAGAAGGATGCAGGACATGACATGGGATGATGAGCTGGAAGCTCTCCTGCTCTGCCATAAAAAGGAAAGAGCAGCGAATTTACTAGCTGCTCTCTCTAAGAGAGACCAGCTCAGTGGCATGTGTAAGGATCCCTCACCTGAAACGGTGAAAACGGCAAAACGAAAGGAGAAAACCACACTAGGTTCCTCTTCTAAACCCACACTGCTGCCCAGGAGGAGCTCTGAGAACCACGAGCAAGAGATGTTTGTGGTTATGAACGAGGAATCCCCACCAAGAGCTTCAGTGAAAAGAGGAAGTGAATTCAGTGTGAGGATGGATACTTTAAGTGATGACCTTGCAAGGTAAATGATTTTCGTTTCCCTTCAAGATCTAGGCAATGACCTTTTGCTTCTACTTGCGTCTTCACAAAAACCTTGTGCATATGACTGCTTCTGACTATCAGATTTGAATTGTATTTCATTGTTGTATTTGACAGGACGTCTGTTTTGAGCAATGAGAGAAGGAATCTTCTGGATTTACTGCATCTTGATAAGAAGGATTGGGAGTTTCAATCTGTCCTTCAGCATCTTCAGGCTCAGCAGTCACCCAAAAGTCCATCTGAGCTGTTTGCCCAGCACATAGTTTCAATTGTCCATCACATTAAAGGTGACTGAAACTGATGTCTTTTGCAGTCAAGGCCTAAAATTGAGACTTACtaatctttttgtgtgtgttgtatatTGCCAAGTTTCtcatttaagtttaaatattattaattcctaatttatttgaaaaatacaaattattgttTGTCTGCCCACAGCTCAATATTTTCCTTCCTCTGGATTGACCCTAAATGACAGATTTGCCATGTACCAGAGAAGAGCTGCTGAGAAAGAATTCATGAAGCAGAGAAAGAGTCCAGAAATACACAGGTACAACTTCTCAGGCTGCTTTCTCACGCAcatattagcaatttatttgttttgacaATTTCTAAGGCTCTAAGAATGGAGGATCAACATTTATCAAAATTTTCTTCtctccaccttttttttttttttttttttttttttttcacaggagAATTGATGTTTCTCCCAGTGCTTTTAAGAGGCACTCTCTTCTGTTTGATGAGATGAAAAGCTCCATGGAAAACAGCTTCAAGGTGACcgaacattttgaaatatgacgTATTTTGGAAAAGAATGCTGCTCGAGTGATCCAGCCAGAGCATTCTTAGGCTTCCTTCTCTCTCTAAACTCTGTTTCTGATGAGAGAGGCATAAAAGTCCAAATGTGAGATGCAAAAAGAGGTGCATTCAGTTTGTTGTGTTGTAAATGCCCCCTCAACGTTTGATGGTAACCTTTTACTATGGGTACAAGCCTTCCTAAGAGGCAAGAAATCAGGGGTCAGAAATGGAAGTGACCAGTTGTTCCCATGTCAAATCCATTCAAAGGACTCTAAACAAAAGTCATAGTAAGTATTCCTCTTCAAAGCCTGCAAAGAACAAGTGAGGTGTTTAGGCCAAGTAAAAACAACATACTTTCATGAGCACCAATGAAAGTATATCTGCTGTGGGCCTGTAATTTTGCCTCCtgtattatgttgttttttatgtcttttttattttggtgagTAAATAAGAGGAAATCCAATTGTTACCTTTGCGGCCTGTTGCAATTTCTGAAAAATACTGTATGAAAGACTGTGAGAAGCCAAAATGGaacttaaaattatattagaaAAGGTCTCTTCCTCTCATCAATTTGCATGGTTGTTTTAATTCAGCTGTtgccatgttttgttttctctgttggTCCTGCCCCATGCAATGCTACATGAAGTTACTTGAACGCTGCTAACCCTCATCTGGCCAAAATATCTCTTTCTCCTCATCACAGGTTGATGGTAAAAAATCTAAAGGTGATTCAGTGGACCTTCGGCTGGATATTGAGCGCAGAAAGAAATACTTGAGTGGGGAGAGAGAGCACAGAGAGGAAGAGTATGGAGGACGAGTATTGAGGGAATCTCCAGATTCAAGCAAGGAAATATCAACTGAGAAAAACTCAAAGAACCACAAAAAACCGAAGTAAGCTGCTGTATAGACATGTGAAAGTGATCATGAATACAGTGGTTCTGCTCTGAGCTGTTCagttatagaaaaaaaaattaagaaattttgcattttggTGATTTTGGTGACAAAACTAATAAGCTGacagttgtatttttgtttggGTTTGTGACCTCTCCTGAAAAATCCTGCCTTGGTGATAATGACTTTTCTACATGTAGTATTTTGATCAACCAATAAACAATTTgcagtttcaaataaaattttacttgCCTTAACATTAAGAAAGAATAGTTGAGTCAAGTAAAGATCAAACAATATGAAAGCTTCAAGAAGTCCCTCTTGAGCTTCTCAAGAGaccttaaaacatttacaaaaaggcCTGAAGATGCGGCCAGATGCCAGCAGTCTGTTGCAACAAGAAGTCAGACACTTTCAATGAGAGTTTGTGATGTGGGGATACATGAGTGACAGAAATCGTGTGACATGAAGTTGGCAGTGTGAAAGTTGAGCTGAACTTTATGCAGATGAGCTACAGTAGGATGCAGCGACTTCCAATGGGAGTGGAGCTCACATGATTTTAACCTCCTGATAACATCAAGTTTGAAAGCCTGTTTGTGTCCAATAGGACAGACAACTTCAGCTTTTAAATCACTGTCAGTGTGAACACACCTTTTTGTCATTCTGGTTAGCTGGATTTATGGAATATGTTGGATAAAAgctgtcaaatgttttaaaaacatgtccTGATTTCCTTCAGGTAAAGATTCATTTATAGTTGATGGAGAAACAAATGACCTGATTAAAGTCATCTTGGACATGATCCAGATGATTTGAGTTTTTAAGACCTGTTTACAAGAGCAACGTCTGAATAATGTCTGTTGATTCATTCCTAaggaaaaacaagaagaaacgTGAGCATTCTGAGtcatcttcctcatcttcatcgTCTTCCTTTGTTTACCATGAAGAACATGCTGAGATCAAGGCAGAAAGCTTCTCCAAAGTCCAACAGGGGTTTAGAGAGTATAGAGAACCTGCAGAAACTGGACGGGCACGAGGAGGCTTTGTAAGTTTGGAGTGTATGGAATATTTAAGAGGTTTGTTTATTGCTATGATACTTAAGGTTGCCAtttgttgtttctcagcagctTAGAATACGCGGCAGAAGTTGGAACCGAGGAAATTTCCATGGAAGCCGTAATGGTGATTCACAGATGAACATGTCAGCAAAGAATGATGACTGGGATCAAGAATACCCTCCCAAGAGCAAGAAATATTTCCTAGTATGTTGCGATCTTCTGATTTACCTTTCTCTTGGGTGTTTGTAATGAAAAAATTGCCCCACCTACAACTATGCATGTTATATAATTGCATCTAGAAGATTCTTAtaaagtgtgtatttttgtctttgcagCCCAGTGAAAGACATGGTGAAGCTGAGAAGAAGATGATGGACACACAAGGACGTGGTCGCGGTAATGCCCTTCGCGCAAAGGGACGTTTCATCCTCCGAAGGGCCACAAATACCAACACCACCAATAACACAAGCCCTAAATGGGCCCATGATAAATTCCAGGccactgatgatgatgagggaGAACAGCAAGGAGAAGACGTAGAACAGGACCAGTGAGAACAGAACAGTAACGATGTTAGGATCTCTCATCATGCTTTAAACCCTGGGATAAGACTTGTCAGCCGTCACGCTTTCAAGAATGGATATAATATTCACATCCATATGCATCAATACCTTTTTAATAGGAAAGAGGCCTTTCTATTGAATTGCTTTAATTTCCTATTTTTGTCCATGTCCAAGTTTGGCCATGTTTTGTGCTTTCtgtgtattcttttttttacatgcaaactCTCAAAATCATAGGATTTAtgtaaatttttcttttaaaatctcGAAATTGCGTACCTCCATAATGAATCCTGCCTCCTTTTTTGCACAAgacttttaaaacatgcaaacgAAGAACAAAAAATTAATATCTAAGTAGCGGAAGACTGATTAAAAAAGGGCAGGTCAAACTGATCAGCCGATATTTGTCCAATTTGAGATTACTAGTACTTGATTAAAGGAAATGTTTATCTCCCCTCTTTATTAGTTTTCACATTTTACCGATAGCTTTGTCTCTGGATAGtaagaaattttattttttatttgtgtgtgaattttgaTTGTTGTGTAAAATTATTCAACGTAATATGACACGCTCTGCTTTAAGTATGTTGATATCAGGCATCAAAAAGCCAATTTCATTTGACCACTAGTTCAATGGTTAGGTGCCGTTGATACACAATAGTTCCTGAAGTGTAGAATACTAGGCTGGTTATGTACTCGTTATTGCTGTTGAAAAGTAAAAGATgtacatattaatgttttgttgacTTAATTGAAACTCTTTGAGACCCTTTTGTGTCTACCTATAAAAAACGAAGATCATGACTTGTATGAATGACTCAGTCTCGCTATGGGACCAAACTACAGCAGGTAGACAATCATGTCCCAGTCAGTGACATGTGGGGGAAAAAGATTTACATTCATCCAACTGCTAGTTAAAGAGGTCAACTTTGAAACTGGACAAACAGCCTATGAATAAAGTTAAATGTACATGCacttacaaatgttttaaagactGATCGATTTTTGACTTATTAGGGTGCAGGTTTTTGACAATATGTGTGTGCATCCTGTTATGGTTTTTCTAATGTGTGTCTTGTCTTCAAATTGTATGCCTTTTTCTATTGGCTAAGCACCTTCTTTAGATGGAGTAATCATTTTGGCACTAagatagtagtaataataataataatgttttggggaatttgtttttgaagatttgAAGTTTAAAGTATATCATGGGGGGGAACGTGAAAAATTTACATTCATACTCAAAGTTGGATTTTAGTTGTCTGGGTTCTGATTTGCACTGTttgatatatacattttgactTGCATTTATATACTCATAAtcggaaaaaataaaaatgcagcaaTTTTACATCTGACTGATTTTTGTGTCCAGTAGAAACCAGACGTAGTGTTTTTTTAGACCAAGAATACTGATTAATTATCATATTGTGAACTAAGCCTGTTTTAATGGTCTTTTAAAAAAGATGTattatttttgagtaaactaacCCTGATGCTCTAAATATAAGCATTACAGTCTCAGTACAATGATATCTCTACTATTTTACAGCCTCAATACAGTCATATCTCTGCTACCTGCTCTAAGTAAAGCGGGGCATCGACCGAAAGAACTAATGTCAACAAACTCGTATTTAACAGAGATTGCGCTCCTATAAAATCAAGGTTACTAAAACATCAGTTTTTTCCCTGAATTCCTTTCAAGTGAGTACACATATTATCAGTCATTTTTGCTGTGACACGTGACACCAGAAGGCTCATACCAACACAAACCTGTCTCACCTGttacacactttctctctctccttctcagGGTATAACGTGTCTTGACTAgctgagaattttttttttcaacaacaCTAATATGTAACTAGAAAGAAGGAGGTCCAACAAAGCTTTTCCTGTCTGTGGATTGTGTAATACCACTAAATCAAGCAGGGATTCCATGACACTTTGAGAACTGAACAGAATCTTCATTGTCAGACTTGGTGCTCTAAACACGGCTTTCAAGGGGCCATGGGTGAGTAAACTTTGTTCCAAAAGGCTGTTATAATTTGCGAGCTGCGATGTTTTGTGGTACTTGggtaatttatacatatatttatttatttgtattgcaaTTCCAACATCTATAGCTAgtttcatgaaaaaaacatagtatttttgaagaaacataaatgcaaaatgactaaatgtaaatgtaaatgtaaatatatggtggttttgtatatatatggtGTTCATATGAATTGTAGTATAATGAGTgcaacataatttaaataagtgaacaataaacaacaaagtAAGTGACAGATAGGTTGCTTTTGTATCATATTTTTGACTATCCATAGCTGAATGTATTCTTTTATTCACAGATTTTTGTGGTGTAATGTATCTGGTAAAGAAACTTGAGCTGACAGTTTATGACAGCGACGTCATTATAATGCTGCTTTTTCTAGCTTACCCGATCATAAATGACTTGTAATTGAGTCTTAAGATTTAGACTAATAAAAGACACTAGAGTTTCTTTCCGGAAATCAGATAAAATGCCACTCTGAATCATGCAAACTGCTCTTTGTACTGCTATGGATTCTTGAGTTCAAATCTCTGAGGTTCAACTCACATACCTGTAAGCCTGTTGAAACACATCGCTCATGGCTGTCCAGCTCCAGTATTGCACTTGTGAGACACATAAATCCTACGACTTCAGTCACTTTGGCatgttttttcttgtctttctcATAATTAGATGCATTTGTCTGTAGGGTAAGTATTTCATAAAAGATAAGGCTGATTAAGAAAGTGGAGCAGAGTGACATCATAGCTGGCCCAAATATAATCTGCATTTGTGTTAATGAAACATCTGCATGTTATATTAGATACTTCTAAGTAACTGAAACCATAATTTACCGCCAATGGCTTTACCTCTCTTCTGTACATTTTAGAGGTGCTTGTGCTTCTGGACTTTGAGGGGACGAGTCAAGATGAGTTAACGGTGCATGTTGGAGATGTGGTGAAGAACGTCTCGAAGAGCAAAGAGGAAGGATGGCTGGAAGGAGACCTGAGAGGAAAGAGAGGCATGTTCCCTAGCAACTTTGTCAAGGTCTGCACCTGTTAGAGCAATCTTTCCATAGCTCCATAGTAGCCACAACAGTCTTTTTCAAAATCGCTATTCTCTCCTCACAGGAAGTGCCCATTTACCTAATAGGGGACAGCAACAGAGAGCCAAGAAGCATGAGGAAAAGTAAGTTTACATCTTAAGTTAAATAATAGACAAGATAAAAATCGTACAGTGAACGTATCTTTCTTGCTCTGTTTATTTCACTGAATCACTTTTCAAAAGTCAGTTTTGAATTGCGTAGCTATTCCCAGGCCGACTACAGTATGAACGAATGAGATTTGTGCGCTGGCTGTGCAGATATATGACTGACTGAACAGAATGAATGAGCACAGCCCATTCATAAATCGATTCGGTTGTGAGTCTGAATACACCAATTCGGAGTAGAAATCACAGTTACAGCTGCTGCGTGCATAGTGGTGGCAGAAAAACACTGGTAAAAAGTGGAGTGAATGAACTGCTATGAATGAACTGCTATGACCACTCTACTGTTAAAgcataaatttgatttaaacaataatattcaCATATGAAGTTGATAGCAAGCTGTGGCTTTAAACAAGTCAGGGGtcagtgaaaaaaatgtataaatggcTGATAACCATAGGCTAATTACATAATTCAAATGACATGctattgaaattatatatatttttccctgtAGTTTGATAAGTCATgcaaatattgacatttttcgAGTTAAATGAATCGATTGAGCCGATGATTCATTAATCGCAGACTcgcttaaaactaaaaaagacaCTTAAGGAAAAGCGAGTCTGAACGAATCTTTTTAACGAATCTGTTCACTTTAATGAATCGAAGTTCGAAGTATATGTTGTTGTTCAAATGTTCAGATTTTGTGGTagataaatatgtttgttttgtcagGCACAGACTCTTAAACTTTTGCACTAGAAGTAAGCGTCTGAAGCTGGCCAAAGCATCCCGACTCAGTAAACTAAAATAAGTAGGCTAATGAAAGGTTTGTGCCTCCACATCCGGTCTCAAATTATACCCACCAAAATCCATAGGCTGTATCCGCCATAAAATAGAGCTTGCCATAAAAGCGAAGTACTTGTAAAAGTGAAAGCTGGAAGTGCTTTCGCAGTctagttcagttcagtttgttcTCACAC is part of the Puntigrus tetrazona isolate hp1 chromosome 16, ASM1883169v1, whole genome shotgun sequence genome and encodes:
- the thrap3a gene encoding thyroid hormone receptor-associated protein 3 isoform X2 — its product is MSKTQKSESRSRSRSASRSRSHSDSRSRSRSQSSSRSRSRKRRYCSRSRSRSRSHSPSHNRDRNHTREYQNQREFRGNHRGFRRPYYFRGRGQGFFRGRFQRGGRGGYNNYRPKNWQNFRQQHHQQQQQQQYYPNSPKRGRSRSRSPKKQSKSPQSRSHSRRSDRSSSGRSPQSHHSSSSNSGSAKRTFKDVREDISVPEETRGGGGGGDGALAEQVGGSPMVKGNSDGDRAVENCQVLRNHDTSPKKASPQVCSNEQPMDSAANQTSPGRNAPNKGATTWQSVDSAPSNTSPLKKSLAPIFNGFLIDQQTDDTIAISAAFLKFLEEQNLKKQASTWDNNTHKGKSNGDILCEENGEMFEKGIELSRIVDHDNAAEEGKSKSAKSGDGNKLSISSTKRGLRNVPALLCEDGEDNDEEMEMSDRVRDMENDPSKSKSKVTVSAREMFENRIRRMQDMTWDDELEALLLCHKKERAANLLAALSKRDQLSGMCKDPSPETVKTAKRKEKTTLGSSSKPTLLPRRSSENHEQEMFVVMNEESPPRASVKRGSEFSVRMDTLSDDLARTSVLSNERRNLLDLLHLDKKDWEFQSVLQHLQAQQSPKSPSELFAQHIVSIVHHIKAQYFPSSGLTLNDRFAMYQRRAAEKEFMKQRKSPEIHRRIDVSPSAFKRHSLLFDEMKSSMENSFKVDGKKSKGDSVDLRLDIERRKKYLSGEREHREEEYGGRVLRESPDSSKEISTEKNSKNHKKPKKNKKKREHSESSSSSSSSSFVYHEEHAEIKAESFSKVQQGFREYREPAETGRARGGFLRIRGRSWNRGNFHGSRNGDSQMNMSAKNDDWDQEYPPKSKKYFLPSERHGEAEKKMMDTQGRGRGNALRAKGRFILRRATNTNTTNNTSPKWAHDKFQATDDDEGEQQGEDVEQDQ
- the thrap3a gene encoding thyroid hormone receptor-associated protein 3 isoform X1, coding for MSKTQKSESRSRSRSASRSRSHSDSRSRSRSQSSSRSRSRKRRYCSRSRSRSRSHSPSHNRDRNHTREYQNQREFRGNHRGFRRPYYFRGRGQGFFRGRFQRGGRGGYNNYRPKNWQNFRQQHHQQQQQQQYYPNSPKRGRSRSRSPKKQSKSPQSRSHSRRSDRSSSGRSPQSHHSSSSNSGSAKRTFKDVREDISVPEETRGGGGGGDGALAEQVGGSPMVKGNSDGDRAVENCQVLRNHDTSPKKASPQVCSNEQPMDSAANQTSPGRNAPNKGATTWQSVDSAPSNTSPLKKSLAPIFNGFLIDQQTDDTIAISAAFLKFLEEQNLKKQASTWDNNTHKGKSNGDILCEENGEMFEKGIELSRIVDHDNAAEEGKSKSAKSGDGNKLSISSTKRGLRNVPALLCEDGEDNDEEMEMSDRVRDMENDPSKSKSKVTVSAREMFENRIRRMQDMTWDDELEALLLCHKKERAANLLAALSKRDQLSGMCKDPSPETVKTAKRKEKTTLGSSSKPTLLPRRSSENHEQEMFVVMNEESPPRASVKRGSEFSVRMDTLSDDLARTSVLSNERRNLLDLLHLDKKDWEFQSVLQHLQAQQSPKSPSELFAQHIVSIVHHIKAQYFPSSGLTLNDRFAMYQRRAAEKEFMKQRKSPEIHRRIDVSPSAFKRHSLLFDEMKSSMENSFKVDGKKSKGDSVDLRLDIERRKKYLSGEREHREEEYGGRVLRESPDSSKEISTEKNSKNHKKPKKNKKKREHSESSSSSSSSSFVYHEEHAEIKAESFSKVQQGFREYREPAETGRARGGFQLRIRGRSWNRGNFHGSRNGDSQMNMSAKNDDWDQEYPPKSKKYFLPSERHGEAEKKMMDTQGRGRGNALRAKGRFILRRATNTNTTNNTSPKWAHDKFQATDDDEGEQQGEDVEQDQ
- the thrap3a gene encoding thyroid hormone receptor-associated protein 3 isoform X3, encoding MKKRISSRSRSRSRSHSPSHNRDRNHTREYQNQREFRGNHRGFRRPYYFRGRGQGFFRGRFQRGGRGGYNNYRPKNWQNFRQQHHQQQQQQQYYPNSPKRGRSRSRSPKKQSKSPQSRSHSRRSDRSSSGRSPQSHHSSSSNSGSAKRTFKDVREDISVPEETRGGGGGGDGALAEQVGGSPMVKGNSDGDRAVENCQVLRNHDTSPKKASPQVCSNEQPMDSAANQTSPGRNAPNKGATTWQSVDSAPSNTSPLKKSLAPIFNGFLIDQQTDDTIAISAAFLKFLEEQNLKKQASTWDNNTHKGKSNGDILCEENGEMFEKGIELSRIVDHDNAAEEGKSKSAKSGDGNKLSISSTKRGLRNVPALLCEDGEDNDEEMEMSDRVRDMENDPSKSKSKVTVSAREMFENRIRRMQDMTWDDELEALLLCHKKERAANLLAALSKRDQLSGMCKDPSPETVKTAKRKEKTTLGSSSKPTLLPRRSSENHEQEMFVVMNEESPPRASVKRGSEFSVRMDTLSDDLARTSVLSNERRNLLDLLHLDKKDWEFQSVLQHLQAQQSPKSPSELFAQHIVSIVHHIKAQYFPSSGLTLNDRFAMYQRRAAEKEFMKQRKSPEIHRRIDVSPSAFKRHSLLFDEMKSSMENSFKVDGKKSKGDSVDLRLDIERRKKYLSGEREHREEEYGGRVLRESPDSSKEISTEKNSKNHKKPKKNKKKREHSESSSSSSSSSFVYHEEHAEIKAESFSKVQQGFREYREPAETGRARGGFQLRIRGRSWNRGNFHGSRNGDSQMNMSAKNDDWDQEYPPKSKKYFLPSERHGEAEKKMMDTQGRGRGNALRAKGRFILRRATNTNTTNNTSPKWAHDKFQATDDDEGEQQGEDVEQDQ